The sequence GCGAGAGCTCCTGCGCCTCCTCCATGTAATGGGTGGTGTAGAGCACGGTGGTGCCGCGGGCGTTGAGCTCCTTCACTCCGTCGAGGATCCGCCGGCGGGATTGCGGATCGATCCCGACCGTCGGCTCGTCGAGGATGACGATCCGCGGCTCGTGGAGCAGGGCGATGCCGATGTTGAGCCGGCGTTGCATCCCGCCGGAAAAATGCCCGGCGCGGTTCATGCGGCGGTCGGTAAGGCCGGTCAACTCGAGCACCTCGGCGACGCGGCGGGCGAGCCGTTTGCCGCCCAGTCCGTACATCCGCCCCCAGAAGAGGAGGTTTTCCTGCGCGCTCAGGTCGTCGTAGAGCGCGATCTCCTGCGGGACGACGCCGAGGTTTTGCTTAACGCAACCGGGCGCGCGGGTGATGGAATAGCCGAGTACCAGGGCGTCGCCGGCGGTCGGCGGAAGCAGGCAGGAGAGCATCGAGATGGTGGTGCTCTTCCCGGCGCCGTTGGGCCCGAGCAGGCTGAAGATCTCGCCTTCGCGGACGGAGAAATCGAGTCCCTGCACGGCGGCGAGGCCGTTGTAGCGTTTTTCCAGATTTTGCACCTTGATGGCGTAGGTTTCGGTCATTTTTCTCGGCTTCCGGCCTTTGCCTTTCTCCTGCAAATCGCCGGGAACCGGAGAAAGGGATAGGCGCTTTTTTTCGGATTGGGCCTATCGTAGCCAGGAAGAGGGTGACCGGTGCTCACCCGATCGGGTGAATGGGGAGGGTGATTCGGCAAACAGATGAATAACGGCACTGCTCGGCGCGGAGCATTATTCAGGAAATCGCTGAGGATCCCACGCGGATGTGGGGCTGGGAAACTGCTTCCGGTTTACTTCCGGGAAAGGCGCCCGGAGGACGGTGAGGATTTTGTCGGATCCCGTGGACGACGCGGACAAAGGATTTATGAAGCCTATAAAATGTTCAGTTCCTGCGCCTTGAGCAGCGCCTGGCTGCGGTTGTGCACGCCCAATTTGCCGAAGACGCTTTTTACGTGGGCCTTGACCGTGTTGAGCGAGACGTACAGGGCCTCGGCGATCTCCGGGTTCGAGCGCCCGGCCGCCAGGAGCCGCAGCACATCCAGCTCGCGTTCGCTGAGCGGCTCCGCAAGCGCGGAAACCGCGGCGGGGGCCGGAGCCGCGATCCGTCCTGCCAGCGGCGGACGAGCGCAACGGCGGGTTCGCCCTCGTCGAGGTAAATGCGGGTGAACCCTTCCGGTTCGGAGAACGCCAGCGCCCCCTCGAGCAGTTCCTTCACCCGCGGGTCGTCGGGGCGTTGCGCGGCAAAATTCATCGCCCTCAGCAAGCCGGCTTCGATCTCCGACACGCGGCTGCCGGTCTTCGCCGCCCCGCTTTGAATGCGCTCCAACAGGCTTTCCGCCGAATCGCGTTTCCCCTCCCCGGCCAGCACGCGTGCCAGTGTCAGCAGGCCGACTTCGCGGTGGAAGATCGGTGATTCCTCGGCCGAATAACCGCTCTCCCGCGCCCATCGCGAGGCGGCTTCGAGGTTTCCGGCGGCCAGGTCGATCCGCGCCTGCTGGAGCAGAACCGAATCCAGCGACCAAGCCGAAATCACGCTCGCCACCCGGCGGGCTTTATCAAGCGTTCCGGCGGCCGCGCCGAAATCGCCGCGCCCGCGCTGGATGCGAGCCAGCACCACGTAGGCCGTCATCAGGAGCTCCGCCTGCCCGAGCAGTTCGCACATCTCCACGCCCTTCTGCGCGTACCTGAAGGCTTCGTCGAGCCGGTTCCATTCGCGCAGGATGTCGGCCAGGTGGGCGTAGGCGTACCCCGGGCCGAGCAGGGCCGAAGCCTCCGTCAGCCCCAGGCTGTCCTTGTAGATCCGGTAGGCGTCGTTCAGGCGGCCGCGTGCGGCGGTGATCTGCGCCAATCCGACGCTGCCGAGCATGGCGTTGAATCGATTGCCGCCGGCCAGGCTGAGCGCCTTGGCGCGTTTAAAGGATTCGGCCGCGGCGGAAAAATCTCCGGTGTAGCCGAAGGCGGCGCCCTGGATCATCGCGGTGGTGGCGTTGATAACGAAATCCTCCGGCGCGAGCTTGCCCATCGTATCGGCGGCTTGGCGGATCGCCTCGGCGATCCCGCCCTGGATGAAAGCCACCTGCGCGCGGACCGCGGCGGCGTAGCCGCGGATCCGTTCGGCTTCGGCTGGCGGCAGCTTCCCCGTCTGCAGCGCGGCGTCCGCGTCCTGCAGACGCGATTCGATCGCCTCGGCTTGCCCGGTGAGGATGAACATCCAGGCGTCCCACACGCACAGCCAGGGGCGCGCGCGGAGAATTTCCTCCGGCAGGAGGCGCAGCCATCCGATGAGCGTGCCCACCTCGCTCCGGGCCAGCACTTGCAAGAAGCAACGCTCCACCGCCTGCGCCGCGCGGCCGGGTTCGCGCGCCGCCAGCGCGTGGCGGATCTCGCCCGCCGGATCATCGTTGCGGGCGTACCAATCCGCCGCCCGCAGGTGCAGGCCGGGCAGCGCTTCGGCGTTCTCCTCGGCCAGCCGGCGCCGGAGCAGGTCGGCGAACAAAGGGTGGCAGCGGTACCAGCGCCGCTCGGAATCCAGCGGGACGAGGAAGGTGTTGGTCGATTCGAGCTTTTCCAGAAGCGCCTGGCCGTCGTCCCGTCCGGTGAGGCGGTTGCAGAGCGGGGCGCTCAGTTTTTCCAAAATCGAGATGGCCAGCAGGAAGGAGCGCATGCCGGGCGGTTCGCGCTGCAGGACCTCCTCCAGAAGATAGTCCAGGACGAAGCGGTTGTTGCCGGTGAAGGCGCGGATGAACCCGGCCGGATCCGGATTGCCCTGCATCGAGAGCGCCGCCATTTGCAATCCGGCGATCCAGCCCTCGGTGCGCGCCTCGAGCGCCGCCGTGTCGGCGCCGGTGAGCGGCAGATTCATCGTGCGGGTGAGGAACTCGGCGGCTTCCGCGGGGGTGAAGCGCAGGTCCGCAGTGCGGATCTCGCACAACTGCGAACGCGCCCTCAGCCGGGCCAGGGGCAGGCTCTCGGGGTCGGCGCGCGTGCCGATGGCGAGCTTGAGCGAATCCGGCAGGTGATCGACGAAGAAGGCCAACCCTTCGAAGATCGGCGGAGCCGCCACCAAGTGCAGGTCGTCGAGGACGAACAGTGCGGGCCCTTCGGGCCGCGGCGCGGAAATGCCGTTAATCAGGACGGTCAGAAACGCCGGCGGCGGGACGGGCCGCGCGGCGCTCAGCATCGGCAGGCTGTCCGCCCCGGCCGCCGGCCAAAGCGTTTGCAGTGCCGCGGTGACATACGACCAGAAGCGGACCGGGTCGTTGTCGCCCTCGTCGAGGGACAGCCAGGCCGCAGGATGGCCGCCGCCGTGCGCCCAATCCGCGAGCAGGGTGGTCTTGCCGTAGCCCGCGGGGGCCGAGACGAGGACCAGGCGGCTCTCAAACCCGCCCTCGAGCCGGTCGTTCAGCCGCGCCCGCGAAACCAACGCGGACCGGATCCGGGGAATGGCGAGTTTGGTTTCGATCAACGGGAAGGGCATAAGGGGATTTTAGCACCGGAGCGCCGGGCGGGAGATTGCCGGATGGCGGGGTGAAGGCGGATGGGGGATAAGCGTCGGGGCGGAGCGCCGATAGAATGATTTTTCGGGCCGGGGCATCGCTCCGGTCCGGATGCGAATCCTATTCGCACGCAACAGCTCAGGTTGTCCAGTTCCATGTGAGCATCTCAGCAAAGCGTCACGGGTGTTCTTGGTTTTATTCGTCATGCCGCGCCCGCACTCGCACAGCGGGAATGCTCGAAGCCGGGATCTTGTGATTTTCGATGGCGCAATGGATGCCGGCCAAATTCACCATCGGCAGAAACCGCGCCGAGGGCGGATGCCGGCATGACGATCGCTGGCTGAGCAGTCGCATTCCGTCGTTCTTAACGGTGCTCAGATGCTGAACCCGCGGATTTAAATGCGCCGCCTGCCCAAAGCGGTCGTCGGCAAGGTTTAAGATTGCACCGGCTCGGAGATGAGGCTCTCCCCGTTGTTCGGCTTGCCGTTCAAGGCGTTCCTGCCGCCCGATTCCGCAATGTACGACGCGAGCCTGTGGTCCGTCCTTTTGCTCTGCCCGGTTTTTCTCTGGGACTTTAATGTTTGTGATCCCCTCGTGCCGGACCTGCTCCGCTTTGTTGCCATCGCGCCGCAAATTCTCGTCCTCAAGAGTACCGAGAAGAAGGATTATCGGGAGCCGGGTTGCCATGTCCGCGACGGGGGGAAAAGGACGATCCCGGCCATTATCGGCGCGGTTTTCCGGGGGCGTCGGCGTTCTGGTTCCGGATCCGGGCCGGCCGAGGGCCAAGGAATCCGGCGCGGTCTGCCCGACTCGCCAACGGAAGTGTTCTGCGTTTTTAGGGTCTTGACGGTGATTAGGGTTGGGAGGCTATTTGCGGGACTTCCGCGCCGCATCGAGGCGCAGCTGCGAGCGCCGCAGGGAGGCCATCGCTTTGAGGTATTCGTCGGTCCGTTCTCCGGGCGCCTGCTTTAGCAGTTCCTCGGCCCGCGCCTTGGCGGCCTCGGCCCGCGCCACGTCGATCTCTTCCACGCGCTCGCCCACGTCCGCCAGCACCGTCACCGCGTCCGGCAGGACTTCCATGATTCCGCCCGCGATCGCAAACGCCTGCTCCTTTTCGCCCTGCTTGACGACCAGGATCCCGTAGGACAGCGTGGTCAACAGCGGCGTGTGATGGGGGAGGATTCCCATCACGCCCTCGCTTGCGGGGGCGATGACCATGTCCGCCTCCCCCGAAAACAACGGCCGGTCCTGGGTGACGATGTCGCAGCGGATGGGCACGGAGGTATCCTTCCTCATCCCTATCCCCCGTCCCCTTCCCCCTCTCCTGACTTATGTCAGGAGAGGGGGAAGGGGTGAAGGGGTAGGGGGTGAGGTTACGCCAGTTGTTTGGCCTTGGCCCGCGCGTCCTCGATCGTGCCGACCATGTGGAAGGCGGCTTCCGGCAGAGCGTCGTGCTTGCCGTCGAGGATCTCGCGGAAGCCGCGGATCGTGTCGGCCAGCTTGACGTACGCCCCCTTGAGGCCGGTGAACTTCTCGGCCACGAACATCGGCTGGGAGAAGAAGCGTTCGATCTTGCGCGCGCGCGAGACGACCCGCTTGTCGGTTTCGCTCAACTCGTCGATTCCCAGGATCGCGATCAGGTCCTGCAGGTCCTTGTAGCGCTGCAGCACGCGCTGGACTTCGCGCGCCGTCTGGTAGTGGTCCGCCCCGACGATCTTCGGATCCAGGATGCGCGAGGTGCTCCCCAGCGGGTCCACCGCCGGGTAGATTCCCTTGTCGACGATCGAGCGCTCCAGGGCGATGGTCGCATCCAGGTGGGTGAAGGTCGCCACCGGTGCCGGGTCGGAGTAATCATCGGCCGGGACGTACACCGCCTGCATCGAGGTGATCGAACCGCGCTTGGTGGAGGTGATCCGCTCCTGCAGTTCGCCCATTTCGGTCGAGAGGGTCGGCTGGTAGCCGACGGCCGAGGGCATCCGTCCCAGCAGCGCGCTGACCTCGGAGCCGGACATGCTGAAGCGGAAGATGTTGTCGATGAACAGCAGCACGTCCTTTCCCTGGTCGCGGAAATATTCCGCCATGGTCAAACCGGTCAGCGCCACGCGCAGGCGCACCCCCGGCGGTTCATTCATCTGCCCGAAGACCAAGACCGTATCCTTGAGCACGCCGCTTTCGAGCATCTCGCGGTAGAGCTGGGTGCCCTCGCGGGTGCGCTCGCCCACGCCGGCGAACACCGAGTTGCCTTGATGGACCGTCGCGATCGAGCGGATCAATTCCTGGATGATGACCGTCTTGCCCACGCCCGCCCCGCCGAAGATGCCCGTTTTTCCGCCCTTGGTGAAGGGGGCGATCAGATCGATCACCTTCATCCCGGTTTCGAACACCTGCACCCGGGTGGATTGCTCGTCGAAGGACGGGGCGGGCCGGTGAATCGGATACTGATCGGCGGTGCGGACCGGCCCCAGTTGATCGATCGGCTGGCCGAGGACGTTGAACATCCGCCCGAGCGACGAAGGCCCGACCGGAACGCGGATCGGGGCGCGGGTGGCCCGGGCGCTCAGGCCGCGCCGCAGGCCGTCGGTCGTGTCCATCGCCACGCAGCGCACCCAGTTGCCGCCCAGGTGCTTCTGCACCTCGAGGACGAGCATCCCGCCGTCTTCGCGGACCACCTCCACCGCTTCGAAGATGTCCGGAAGCTCCCCCGCGGGGAATTCGCAGTCCACCACGCCGCCGAGAATTTGTACGATCCTGCCTTGGTCTTTCTCCATGGTCCGTTCCTTCTTCCTGCCCCGTCTCCCGTCCCTTTCTCCCGGGATCAGCCGGGAGAAGCGGAGCGAAGGGAGGGGGAGGTTTGGGCCGCGAGCGCCTCGGTGCCGGCGGCGATATCCAGCAGGTCTCCGGTGATTTCCTGCTGGCGCGCTTTGTTGTACATCAGCTGCAGGTCGTGGATCAGCTCGGCGGCGTTGTCGCTGGCGCTGCGCATCGTCGCCATCCGGGCCGCATGCTCGCTGGCAAGGCTTTCGAGCAGGCATTCGTAGATCTCAAGCGAGACCAGCCGTTGGATGACGGTATCGAGCAGTTGGGCTTGCCCCGGCTCGTAGAGGTAGCCGGGCGCCCTGCCCGCCCGTTCGACGGGCGGCTCCGCTTCGTCCGTCGCGGCGGGGGAGACGTCGGGAATCGGCAGCAGCTGCTGCGCCAGGGGCTCTTGGCGGATCATGTTGACGAATTTGGTGTAGATGATGTGCACCTGATCCGCTTGGCCGCTGGAATATTCGTCGATCACCAGCCGGCCGATGGGCGAGACGTCGCTGTAGGAGGGCGCGGCGGGAAGGCGGCTGAATTCGGCGACGATCGGAACCCCCGCCCGCTGCAGCATGTCGCGGCCCTTGCGGCCGACGACGACGTAGTGGACCGGAGTCTCGAAGCCGGCGAAGCGCGTCAGCGCTTCGCGCACCACGCCGGCGTTGTAGGCGCCCGCCAGCCCGCGGTCCCCGCTGACTACGACCGCCAGGATGTTGCGGAGCTGCGGCCTCGGCCTGACCATCGGATGGTGGATCGACCTTCGCCGGTCGGAGAGGTGGTCGAGCACTTCCAGCGCCTTGTCGGCGTAGGGGCGCATGGCGTTCAACGCGGCTTGCGCCCGGCGGACCTTGCTGGCGCTGACCGTCTGCAACGCGCGCGTCACTTGGGCGATGTTGCCGACGCTTCGGATGTGCAGCCGCATCTCGCGCAGGGAGGGCATCGGCTCATTGCACCGAAGCGTTGTAGGAGAGGACGGCGTCCTTGAGCGCGGCCTCGCTTTCGGGCGAAAGCGCGCCCTCGCGCTCGATCCGGCCGAGGAGCTCGCCGTGGGCCGTCGCCAGGAACCGGTGGAGATCCGTCTCCCAATCCCGCATCCGTTCGAGCGGTATCGCATCTGTGAGTCCCTGCACGCCGGCGAACAGCACCGCCACCTGGTGCCCCAGCGGCATCGGTTCGTACTGGGCCTGCTTGAGGATCTCCTGCAGGTGCTGGCCGCGGTCGAGCTGGGTCTGGGTGGCCTTGTCGAGGTCGGAGCCGAACTGCGCGAAGGCCGCGAGTTCGCGGTATTGCGCCATGTCCAGCCGCAGGCGGCCGGCCACCTGCTTCATCGCTTTGGTTTGGGCGTCGCCGCCGACGCGCGAGACGGAGATGCCGACATTCACCGCCGGGCGGATCCCGGCGTGGAACAGGCTGGATTCCAGATAGATCTGGCCGTCGGTGATGGAGATCACGTTGGTCGGGATGTAGGCCGAGACGTCGCCGAGCAGGGTTTCGATGATCGGCAGGGCGGTCAGCGAACCGCCCGAGCCCTTCACCTTGGAGATCCGGTAATTGCCCGAATCCGCCGTCCGCGCCGAGAGCGCGGCCTGCGCTTCGCGGCGGCCGCGCGGCCCGCCGTAAATTTTTCCGTCGGAGGAGTCCTTTTCCTCCGCTTCGCCCGCGAACGACGCCGGCACGATCGCATAGCGGTCCGCCAGCCGCGCCGCGCGTTCCAGCAGGCGCGAGTGCAGGTAGAACACGTCGCCGGGATAGGCCTCGCGGCCCGGGGGCCGGCGCAGTAGAAGGGAGACCTGGCGGTAGGCCCAGGCGTGCTTGGAGAGGTCGTCGTAGACGATCAGCGCATCGCGGCCGCTTTCCATCAATTCCTCGCCGATTGCGCAGCCGGCGTAGGGCGCGATGTACTGCAGCACCGCCGGTTCGTCGGCCGAGGCGATCACCACCACCGTATGGTCCATCGCCCCGAAGCGTTCGAAGGTCGCCACGGTCCGGGCGACGGAGGACTTCTTCTGCCCGATCGCGACGTAGATGCAGACCACGTCCTTGCCCTTCTGGTTGATGATCGTGTCGACGGCGATCGCGCTCTTGCCGGTCTGCCGGTCTCCGATGATCAGCTCACGCTGGCCGCGGCCGATCGGGATCATCGAGTCGATCGCCTTCAGGCCGGTCTGCAGAGGGGTGTCCACGTCCTGGCGCTGGGTGACGCCCGGGGCGATCCGCTCGACGGGGCGGAAGCGCCGGGTGTGGATCGGGCCCTTGCCGTCGACCGGCTCCCCCAGCGCGTTCACCACCCTGCCGATCAGTTCGCCGCCGACCGGCACCGAGGCGATCCGCCCGGTGGCCCGCACTTCCATGCCTTCCTCGATTTGGCTGTAGTCCCCCATAATGATCACGCCGATCCGTTCGGCTTCCAAATTGAAGGCGATGCCGAGCGTCCCCTCGGCGAATTGAACCAGCTCCTGCGAGCGCACGTGCGAAAGCCCGCGGACTCTGGCGATTCCGTCGCCGGCCTCGGACACAATCCCGACTTCGTGGGCGGTGAGATCGGGCTGGAAGAGGGCGATCTGCTTGTGGAGGAATTCCGTGATCGACTGGGCGGTATCCGGCATGTAGGATCCTATGCGGTCAGCGCGGCGACGGCCGCGGAATCCAGCTTGCGCAGGACGGCCAGGAGCAGCTGGAGCGCCGCATCGTAATCCGCGCGGTGGAGGATGCCGCTGTGCGAGTGGATGTGGCGCGTCGGAACCCCCAGCACCACGGTCGGCACGCCGGTCTTGTGCAGGTGGATCGCCGCGCCGTCGGTCGCGCCGCCTTCCATCACCGAGGTCTGCAGCGGAAGCGAGAGCTCCTGGGCGGTGTCCATCACCAGGTCGCGCAGGCGCAGGTTGGGGATCATCCGCGCGTCGAACAGCATCACCGTCGGCCCCCGGCCGAGTTTGACCGCCGACTGGTCTTCGGTGATCCCCGGCACGTCGCCGGCGATGTCGGATTCGAGGACGATCGCCGCGTCGGGATGGACGGCCTCGACGCTGGTGGTCGCGCCGCGCAAGCCGACTTCCTCCATCACCGTGGCCGCGCCGCAGACGGTGTTGGGGTGGCTTTCGCCCTTCAGCGCCTCGAGGGCTTGGATCATCAGCGCCACCCCGACCCGGTCGTCGAAGGCCTTGGACAGGTAGGTGCGGCCGCCGGCCAAGGCGGTGAACTGGGCTTGGGGTACGGCCGGATCGCCTGCGCGGACGCCGGCCTGTTCGACTTCCTCCTTGGAGGTGGCGCCGATGTCGATGTACATGTCCTTCTTCTTCACCACCTTCTCGCGCTCGTCGGGAGGCAGCAGGTGCGGCGGCTTGGCGCCGATCACGCCCGCGACCTTTCCTTTCGCGGTCATGATCGTCACCCGCTGGCCGAGCAAGACCTGGTCGAACCATCCGCCGAGGGGGACGAACTTCAGAAATCCCTCCTTGGTGACCAGCTTGATCATGAATCCGATCTCGTCCATGTGCCCGGCGATCATCACCGTCGGGTTTTTGGCGGCGCCCTGTTTGCGGCAGATCAGGCTTCCGATTTTGTCCTTTTCGATCGCGCCCAGGCCGGCTAGGCGTTTTTCCACCACGGCGCGGATTTCCGCCTCGTGGCCCGAGACGCCGTTGGCTTCGGTGAGTTCCTTTAATAGAAGGGTTGTGTCGTCCATGGGGGTCTC is a genomic window of Anaerolineales bacterium containing:
- a CDS encoding ATP-binding cassette domain-containing protein, whose product is MTETYAIKVQNLEKRYNGLAAVQGLDFSVREGEIFSLLGPNGAGKSTTISMLSCLLPPTAGDALVLGYSITRAPGCVKQNLGVVPQEIALYDDLSAQENLLFWGRMYGLGGKRLARRVAEVLELTGLTDRRMNRAGHFSGGMQRRLNIGIALLHEPRIVILDEPTVGIDPQSRRRILDGVKELNARGTTVLYTTHYMEEAQELSHRIAVMDHGKLVAQGTHAELIRLVGGLHRVRLSLSRKPARLLELWQMLAGVHSVSEEEEQVRLLVRDSAQVLPTLFESAAREETRITAMDVQEPDLEAVFLHLTGTALRD
- a CDS encoding response regulator transcription factor, which codes for MAGRIAAPAPAAVSALAEPLSERELDVLRLLAAGRSNPEIAEALYVSLNTVKAHVKSVFGKLGVHNRSQALLKAQELNIL
- the atpC gene encoding ATP synthase F1 subunit epsilon — encoded protein: MPIRCDIVTQDRPLFSGEADMVIAPASEGVMGILPHHTPLLTTLSYGILVVKQGEKEQAFAIAGGIMEVLPDAVTVLADVGERVEEIDVARAEAAKARAEELLKQAPGERTDEYLKAMASLRRSQLRLDAARKSRK
- the atpD gene encoding F0F1 ATP synthase subunit beta, whose translation is MEKDQGRIVQILGGVVDCEFPAGELPDIFEAVEVVREDGGMLVLEVQKHLGGNWVRCVAMDTTDGLRRGLSARATRAPIRVPVGPSSLGRMFNVLGQPIDQLGPVRTADQYPIHRPAPSFDEQSTRVQVFETGMKVIDLIAPFTKGGKTGIFGGAGVGKTVIIQELIRSIATVHQGNSVFAGVGERTREGTQLYREMLESGVLKDTVLVFGQMNEPPGVRLRVALTGLTMAEYFRDQGKDVLLFIDNIFRFSMSGSEVSALLGRMPSAVGYQPTLSTEMGELQERITSTKRGSITSMQAVYVPADDYSDPAPVATFTHLDATIALERSIVDKGIYPAVDPLGSTSRILDPKIVGADHYQTAREVQRVLQRYKDLQDLIAILGIDELSETDKRVVSRARKIERFFSQPMFVAEKFTGLKGAYVKLADTIRGFREILDGKHDALPEAAFHMVGTIEDARAKAKQLA
- the atpG gene encoding ATP synthase F1 subunit gamma, producing the protein MPSLREMRLHIRSVGNIAQVTRALQTVSASKVRRAQAALNAMRPYADKALEVLDHLSDRRRSIHHPMVRPRPQLRNILAVVVSGDRGLAGAYNAGVVREALTRFAGFETPVHYVVVGRKGRDMLQRAGVPIVAEFSRLPAAPSYSDVSPIGRLVIDEYSSGQADQVHIIYTKFVNMIRQEPLAQQLLPIPDVSPAATDEAEPPVERAGRAPGYLYEPGQAQLLDTVIQRLVSLEIYECLLESLASEHAARMATMRSASDNAAELIHDLQLMYNKARQQEITGDLLDIAAGTEALAAQTSPSLRSASPG
- a CDS encoding F0F1 ATP synthase subunit alpha, producing MPDTAQSITEFLHKQIALFQPDLTAHEVGIVSEAGDGIARVRGLSHVRSQELVQFAEGTLGIAFNLEAERIGVIIMGDYSQIEEGMEVRATGRIASVPVGGELIGRVVNALGEPVDGKGPIHTRRFRPVERIAPGVTQRQDVDTPLQTGLKAIDSMIPIGRGQRELIIGDRQTGKSAIAVDTIINQKGKDVVCIYVAIGQKKSSVARTVATFERFGAMDHTVVVIASADEPAVLQYIAPYAGCAIGEELMESGRDALIVYDDLSKHAWAYRQVSLLLRRPPGREAYPGDVFYLHSRLLERAARLADRYAIVPASFAGEAEEKDSSDGKIYGGPRGRREAQAALSARTADSGNYRISKVKGSGGSLTALPIIETLLGDVSAYIPTNVISITDGQIYLESSLFHAGIRPAVNVGISVSRVGGDAQTKAMKQVAGRLRLDMAQYRELAAFAQFGSDLDKATQTQLDRGQHLQEILKQAQYEPMPLGHQVAVLFAGVQGLTDAIPLERMRDWETDLHRFLATAHGELLGRIEREGALSPESEAALKDAVLSYNASVQ
- a CDS encoding M42 family metallopeptidase, which encodes MDDTTLLLKELTEANGVSGHEAEIRAVVEKRLAGLGAIEKDKIGSLICRKQGAAKNPTVMIAGHMDEIGFMIKLVTKEGFLKFVPLGGWFDQVLLGQRVTIMTAKGKVAGVIGAKPPHLLPPDEREKVVKKKDMYIDIGATSKEEVEQAGVRAGDPAVPQAQFTALAGGRTYLSKAFDDRVGVALMIQALEALKGESHPNTVCGAATVMEEVGLRGATTSVEAVHPDAAIVLESDIAGDVPGITEDQSAVKLGRGPTVMLFDARMIPNLRLRDLVMDTAQELSLPLQTSVMEGGATDGAAIHLHKTGVPTVVLGVPTRHIHSHSGILHRADYDAALQLLLAVLRKLDSAAVAALTA